A window of Vicinamibacterales bacterium genomic DNA:
TTCGCGGCACGTACAAGGTAGCGTCCCTGCTCGATGGCCCGCATGGCCGCCTGCGAAAAATGCTGATGCGGTGCTGATGTTCGCCCAAACCAAGCATCGTTCGTGATCGTTGTAAGGAGTTCACTGCCCGCCAAAACAGCCGAACGCACCAAACTTGGATATACCACCTCGTAGCATATCGCGCTACTGAATCGATGCCCATTCATCGAAAAGGTGATGGTTTCGGTGCCAGGTGAAAAATCCGGCACACTTTCAACAAGCTTATCGGCAAAAAACAGAAAGCGTCTATATGGCACATACTCTCCGAACGGCACAAGATGAATTTTCCGGTAGGTCGGTCGGTCAATCCCAGTAGGACCAACGTGAAAGGCTGAATTGTAGTAGTGAAAACCGTCGGTTTCTTCACTCTCTTCACTACCGAACAGGATATGGGAACCGGTTTCCTTGGCAAGATTTTGAATTGCTACAACCGTGCCAACATCCTGATCAAACGGGAGTGGAAGCGCCGATTCCGGCCAAATCAAGAGCTTCGCACCATCCGCGGCCGCGGAGCGACTCGCCGACAGGTAAGTGTCCAGGATGGACGTCCGAAAACCGGGATCATGTTTTTGATCCTGTGCCACATTCCCCTGGATCATCGCTACGCGAACTGGTTCACCTTCGTTAATCAGTGTATTTTGACTAAGACGCCATTGGCCCCAACACGCAATTAAGACTGCAATGCCAAGGACAACACCGCCAGTAGTCAGCCGGCGGCGATCCACTCTAACGGCAATACTGGCCAAAGCTCCATTAACAAGGACGATGAGAAATGAAATACCATAGACCCCGAACACGCTCGCCAACTGGGCTACGGGTAGAACTTCAGCCTGGGAATAGCCGAGAAGTGCCCAGGGGAAACCGCCGAACAGGTAACCTCGGCCAAACTCGCTAACAACCCACGCGGCCGATGTGGTAACAAGGCCAACAGTTACGCTAATTGAGATGCCGCGGATCGCCATCACTGCGAACAGCCCAAAAAAAATGGCTAAGTAAAATACGAGTAGAGCGTTCACAGCCAAGGCCGTTGGCCATGCCAAACCGCCGTAAGTCATCATAACTTCACTAATCCAGTAGAGCGTCCCGGCAAATGCGACTGCACCCGTGGCCAAGCCGAGCCCGAATGCACGCTGGACTTGTATACCTTTCGCACTACCTAGCGCTGCAAGTAGTGGCACCAGCGCAACCCAAGCCAACGCGGGTTGGCCGAATTTTGGAAAACTCAGTGCGAGAAGAACGCCGGAAAGAATGGCTAGCGGGTAATCCAGGGCTTGAACTTTTCTTCCTGCTCGAGACGAAGACGAACGTGCTCGGCATCAGCACGGTCCTGATACCGGCCGACGCGGACACGAAACATCTCCCCTGGTACGCCAGGCGGGGGATCGAGCAAATAAGCGGGGTATCCTTTATCCGAAAGTTGGTCTCGAATTACCTCGGCGCTAGCACGACCGGTTAGTGCTGCTACCTGTACCGTAAAAGGTTCCAATGGCAACACTTGCTCGCTGGGACCTATGGTCGCGGCGCGTTCGTCTTCCAGGGACGATTCAGAGGGTTCAGCGTATAACTCGTCTGCGATTTCCGTATTAGCCTCGTCAATAGGCTGAGTCCAATTAGGCAGCTCGTCCCCAATTACTTGGCCACCTCGACCGATACTATCCGCAATCGGTGTTGACCCCGACGCTTGGCGAGCACCAACACCGCGCCCAACGAGCACACCACACAGAAAGATCGCCACGGACACAACAGTCGTGGCCATAAAGAGGAAAACGAGTTGCTTGCCACTCAGCTGAATTTCACGAAAACCGTCATCCGACATGGTCTGATGCCTGTTATGTCGACGGCTCACTCGCTCCGGAGGTCTTGCGCAGCATGTTCAACAACTCGACCGGTAACGGAAAGACAATCGTCGAGTTCTTCTCGGAGGCAATCTCGGTCAGAGTCTGCAGGTATCGGAGCGTAATTGCATTCGGCTCAGTGGCGAGTACGGCCGCCGCCTGCGAAAGTTGCTCCGACGCAGTGTACTCACCCTCAGCATGAATGATTTTAGCACGTTTCTCGCGTTCCGCCTCAGCCTGTCGAGCCATCGCTCGCTGCATGTCGGGTGGAAGATCGACGTGTTTAACCTCAACTGCTGAAACCTTAATTCCCCACGCGTCGGTATTTTGATCGAGAATGCCTTGGAGGTCTTGATTGAGACGTTCACGCTGGGACAACAGGCCGTCAAGCTCCACCTGGCCAAGCACGCTGCGTAAGGTAGTCTGCGCTAATTGGGACGTCGCATAATGGAAATTCTCAACTTCGACAATGGCACGGCCAGGTTCCATTACGCGGAAATAGACAACTGCATTGACCTTCACGGAAACATTGTCCCGCGTGATAACGTCTTGTGGCGGCACGTCCATCACGATCGTGCGGAGGCTCACCCGAACAATACGATCAATCGGTGCAAAGACAAGGATCACGCCAGGACCCTTCGAATGTGGTAGCAACTTGCCAAGACGGAAGATGACGCCACGCTCATACTCATTCAAAATCTTGATTGAGCTGATCAAGTACAACACCACGATCAGGCCGAATACTGCAATAGGGGATACATTCATTGCTTATCTCCTCCTTGTAGGGCTGACGCCAGTCGACGGACAGTGAGCGTGAGACCGTTCACTCCGACCACCTTAACCTGGTCACCCTCGGCGATTGGCTCCGTGCCTGTCGCCGACCAAATTTCACCGTGGGCCACGACTTGGCCAGAACCGCCTGCCTCAAACGTCGTGAGTGCGCGCCCAATCTCATCGATCATGCCCGCACGGCCCGTTACAGCTCGTCGACGCTGCGCCGCAACGCCCAGCCTCGCCAGGAAGAAAACGATGCCTGAAAGCGCGAGCGTCATCGGAAGCACCATCGACAACCCAATTTGCAACTCTGGCATCGGTGAATCGATCAACATGAGCGAACCTAAAGCGATACTGACAACACCACCCAACGCTAACATCCCGAAACTGGTTACCATCGCTTCTAGGACCAGCAGTCCAAGACCGAATCCAATAAGAACAACACCAGCTAAATTCACCGGCAGCACCTGAAACGCGAAGAACGCCAGTAAGAGACAGAGTCCACCGACAACACCAGGTAGAATTGCACCAGGATTCCACAATTCGATCGTTAGACCTAGAGTGCCGAGGCTGAAAAGAATGTAGGCCACCTCCGGCCGTGCAATCACGCTCAACACTTGCTGACGCCATGTCATCTGTAGCCGCTCGACCCGAGCATCGGCCGTCCGCAGCCTGACCTCACGTCCGTCAAACCTGGTAATCAAACGACCGTCGAGCACCTCTAAGAGACTGTCTAAGTCCGATGTGACGATATCGATCAGTGGTGGTTCAGCCTCAGCAGCTTCGTCTTCAGTAAACGCTCTACTCTCAATTACTGCCTGCTCAGCGAACTCAACATTACGATTGCGTTGAGTCGCCAGGGATCGAGCAAAAGCCGCTACATCCGATGCGGCCTTTTCGGATACGGCCTCGTCGAGTTGTTGTCCGCTGCCGCTAACAGGATGGGCTGCCCCAATGTGGGTACCCGGCGCCATGGCAGCCACGTCTGCCGCAATCGTGATCAGAAAGCCAGCTGACGCAGCACGCGCACCACTTGGAGCTACGAATACAACAACTGGCGTCTTAGCCGAAATCATGCGTGATGTGATCGATCGTGTCGACTCAACCAACCCACCAGGTGTCCGTAGGGTGAATACGACTAGGTCGGCATCGGCCGCATCCGCACGGTCAATCACCTGTACCATGTACTCAGCCGAAACAGGATGGATTATGGCATCCACCTCAGCCACCAGCACGAGTGGACGATTTGATGTTGAAGGGGCTACTGTCTGACGACTGAACACAGTCGTTGAACTCAATAACAACAGGACAAACAGGATCGGACTCAGGCGCGCTAAGGCAGGCTGAACGAGTAGAGCCTGCAGCCAGGCCTTACGGGCCAATCTCTTCATAATCAACAACACTCAGGAATCCCTTAGCCTCTGCAGCGCGCTCGCTCTTCGTAAGCTAACGGAGCGCGCAGACTGTGTCAACGCACCAAAATCGATGAAAACAGGCTAAGTTTAATCAACTCGGGAGACTACACCTTCCCCACTTTTTCCGAACCTCACGCCTTTTTTGATAAGGTTACCGCTGGCGCATGTGTACGGCGGCCATTATCGCCGGTGGTGAAGCGCGGCGACTCAACGGGCGAGTGAAAGGGACCCTACCATTTGGCACGACCAGTCTCGTCGAACGCCAGATCGCGGTTCTCCGAGCGATAACTGAGAAACTTCTGATTATCACCAACAACGAAAGCGCCTACACCGGACTGGGCGTACCGGTGATCAACGACGAAATCCCAGGTTCTGGTGCGATCGGTGGAATCTATACGGCACTCGTGCACGCCACCGTGGACCCTGTGCTGGTCGTGGCCTGTGACATGCCGTTCATTAATGAACCGTTCTTGCGTCTTCTCGTCAATGCCGACCGGTCTGCTGATGTGACCATTCCGAAAACCGCCAATGGTTACGAACCAATGTGTGCATGTTACTCCCGACGGTGCGCATCACGCTTGCGGCAGCAAATCAACAACGGCGCGCTCAAGATTCAGGAACTACTACCGCACCTACGAGTCCGAGAGGTTGGAATAAACGAGATTGCACCGCATGATCCGAGCGGCCTACTCTTCTCCAACGTAAATACACCCGATGATTACGCCAGGGCGCTTCAGCACCTAGACTCCGGTCATTCGATGTTATCGAGTCCAGAACTACCCAAGAAGTAAAACCAGACCACATGATTCTTCCGATTCACGAACTCATAAAGACACAAATAAGAGCGGTGGCAAAACGGCTCTACGGTCTCGACGACACCGCACTGCCATCAATTACTATTCAGATACCGCCAAACCGTACCATTGGCGATCTAGCCGTACCGGTAGCGTTTGAACTGGCAAAGGTCGCGCGCAAAGCGCCACGAGTAATTTCTACGGAGCTCGTTGACGCGCTGGGTGAGATTGATGGTGTTACCGCCATTGAGCCCTCTCCGAACGGATACATTAACTTCTTTCTCGATCGTCGATCTTTTCTGACCAATCGAATCAACCTGCCTGTTCAGCAAGATTCCATAGGCGTCAGTCAAGGTAAAACCATTGTTGAACACACGGCGATCAATCCTAACAAGGCCGCGCACATCGGGCACCTCCGGAACGCAGTGCTCGGAGATACGTTGAGCCAACTTCTACGTTTCCAAGGCCATCACGTCGAGGTTCAAAACTACATCGATGATACGGGAGTACAGGTCGCCGATATGGTCGTGGCTTTTCGTGAGCTGGAATCGATGGGTCTGGACAAAGTCAAATCAGAAGCCAGGAAAACAAACTTCGATCACTACTGCTGGGATTTGTATACAAGAGTAACCGAGTGGTACGAAGCCGATTCAAGCCGACTCCGTCTGAGATCCGAGGCCTTGCAGG
This region includes:
- the lnt gene encoding apolipoprotein N-acyltransferase, giving the protein MDYPLAILSGVLLALSFPKFGQPALAWVALVPLLAALGSAKGIQVQRAFGLGLATGAVAFAGTLYWISEVMMTYGGLAWPTALAVNALLVFYLAIFFGLFAVMAIRGISISVTVGLVTTSAAWVVSEFGRGYLFGGFPWALLGYSQAEVLPVAQLASVFGVYGISFLIVLVNGALASIAVRVDRRRLTTGGVVLGIAVLIACWGQWRLSQNTLINEGEPVRVAMIQGNVAQDQKHDPGFRTSILDTYLSASRSAAADGAKLLIWPESALPLPFDQDVGTVVAIQNLAKETGSHILFGSEESEETDGFHYYNSAFHVGPTGIDRPTYRKIHLVPFGEYVPYRRFLFFADKLVESVPDFSPGTETITFSMNGHRFSSAICYEVVYPSLVRSAVLAGSELLTTITNDAWFGRTSAPHQHFSQAAMRAIEQGRYLVRAANTGISGVVDPYGRVLAQTELFENARVVADVRWINVKTVYGWTGDLFVYLCLMLVICVLVFGVRASW
- a CDS encoding SPOR domain-containing protein, with translation MSDDGFREIQLSGKQLVFLFMATTVVSVAIFLCGVLVGRGVGARQASGSTPIADSIGRGGQVIGDELPNWTQPIDEANTEIADELYAEPSESSLEDERAATIGPSEQVLPLEPFTVQVAALTGRASAEVIRDQLSDKGYPAYLLDPPPGVPGEMFRVRVGRYQDRADAEHVRLRLEQEEKFKPWITR
- a CDS encoding slipin family protein, which codes for MNVSPIAVFGLIVVLYLISSIKILNEYERGVIFRLGKLLPHSKGPGVILVFAPIDRIVRVSLRTIVMDVPPQDVITRDNVSVKVNAVVYFRVMEPGRAIVEVENFHYATSQLAQTTLRSVLGQVELDGLLSQRERLNQDLQGILDQNTDAWGIKVSAVEVKHVDLPPDMQRAMARQAEAEREKRAKIIHAEGEYTASEQLSQAAAVLATEPNAITLRYLQTLTEIASEKNSTIVFPLPVELLNMLRKTSGASEPST
- a CDS encoding nodulation protein NfeD, producing the protein MKRLARKAWLQALLVQPALARLSPILFVLLLLSSTTVFSRQTVAPSTSNRPLVLVAEVDAIIHPVSAEYMVQVIDRADAADADLVVFTLRTPGGLVESTRSITSRMISAKTPVVVFVAPSGARAASAGFLITIAADVAAMAPGTHIGAAHPVSGSGQQLDEAVSEKAASDVAAFARSLATQRNRNVEFAEQAVIESRAFTEDEAAEAEPPLIDIVTSDLDSLLEVLDGRLITRFDGREVRLRTADARVERLQMTWRQQVLSVIARPEVAYILFSLGTLGLTIELWNPGAILPGVVGGLCLLLAFFAFQVLPVNLAGVVLIGFGLGLLVLEAMVTSFGMLALGGVVSIALGSLMLIDSPMPELQIGLSMVLPMTLALSGIVFFLARLGVAAQRRRAVTGRAGMIDEIGRALTTFEAGGSGQVVAHGEIWSATGTEPIAEGDQVKVVGVNGLTLTVRRLASALQGGDKQ
- a CDS encoding molybdenum cofactor guanylyltransferase, with the protein product MCTAAIIAGGEARRLNGRVKGTLPFGTTSLVERQIAVLRAITEKLLIITNNESAYTGLGVPVINDEIPGSGAIGGIYTALVHATVDPVLVVACDMPFINEPFLRLLVNADRSADVTIPKTANGYEPMCACYSRRCASRLRQQINNGALKIQELLPHLRVREVGINEIAPHDPSGLLFSNVNTPDDYARALQHLDSGHSMLSSPELPKK